One Rubinisphaera margarita DNA window includes the following coding sequences:
- a CDS encoding DUF1501 domain-containing protein has product MSNPEHLSPQGRELLNRRSFLSTAGLSAAGLGLASLLQGQGLLAGNAPTVAGKTPLRPEIDPNNPYAPRNPHFEAPAKQVLVIYLPGAVSHVDTFDYKPALFKLHGQKPPGLPAVTFEGPSGNIARPFWEFKPRGETGKMVSDLLPHLAGQVDDFCFLHSMTTETSAHPQGENFMNTGFTMEGFPSFGAWVTYALGTENQELPAFVAINDPRGLARSGKNNFGNGFLPAAFQGTDFNAKNPPNNLHRPSGLSAQADRKTVDLLQRLNARHLEQYPDDANLAGRIASYELAGRMQTSVPDVMDLSGETAATIKSYGVEQGSELKREYAKNCILARRLLEKGVRVVQLFNGSDPAGGNGITNWDSHSDILKTHAMQAEIMDQPTAALIADLKQRGMLEDTLVVWATEFGRMPFLQANGTGRDHNPDAFTCFLTGAGVKKGFSYGESDEFGYKAAVDKLSVYDFNATLLHLMGLDHERLTFYHNGLERRLTNVHGHVVHDVLS; this is encoded by the coding sequence ATGTCGAATCCAGAACATCTTTCTCCGCAGGGGCGTGAGTTGCTTAATCGGCGGAGTTTTCTTTCCACCGCGGGGTTGTCTGCGGCCGGGTTGGGGCTGGCGAGCCTGCTGCAGGGCCAAGGGCTGCTCGCCGGGAATGCTCCGACGGTTGCCGGGAAGACGCCGCTTCGGCCCGAGATTGATCCGAACAATCCGTATGCGCCCCGGAATCCGCACTTCGAGGCTCCGGCTAAGCAGGTGCTCGTCATTTATCTGCCGGGTGCGGTCAGTCATGTCGACACGTTCGATTACAAACCGGCTCTCTTCAAGCTGCATGGTCAGAAGCCTCCGGGGTTGCCGGCGGTTACGTTCGAAGGGCCGAGTGGCAACATTGCCAGGCCGTTCTGGGAGTTCAAGCCGCGTGGCGAGACCGGCAAGATGGTCTCTGATCTGCTGCCGCATCTCGCCGGGCAGGTCGATGACTTCTGCTTTCTGCATTCGATGACAACCGAGACCAGTGCTCATCCACAGGGCGAGAACTTCATGAACACCGGCTTCACGATGGAAGGATTCCCGTCGTTCGGAGCCTGGGTGACTTACGCGCTCGGCACCGAAAATCAGGAACTGCCGGCCTTCGTTGCGATTAACGATCCGCGAGGTCTGGCCCGGAGCGGGAAGAACAACTTCGGCAACGGATTCCTGCCAGCCGCGTTTCAGGGAACCGACTTCAATGCGAAGAATCCGCCGAACAATCTTCATCGTCCGAGTGGGTTGAGTGCCCAGGCTGACCGGAAGACCGTTGATCTGCTGCAGCGGCTGAATGCGCGGCATCTCGAACAGTATCCCGACGACGCCAACCTGGCCGGACGGATCGCCAGTTACGAGTTAGCCGGACGGATGCAGACCTCAGTTCCGGACGTCATGGACCTGTCCGGAGAAACAGCCGCGACAATCAAGTCGTACGGCGTGGAACAGGGTTCGGAACTGAAACGGGAATATGCGAAGAACTGCATTCTCGCCCGCCGGCTGCTTGAGAAAGGGGTTCGTGTGGTGCAGCTCTTCAACGGCAGTGACCCCGCCGGCGGCAACGGGATCACGAACTGGGATTCGCACTCCGATATTCTGAAGACGCATGCCATGCAGGCCGAGATCATGGACCAGCCGACCGCGGCCCTGATCGCCGATCTGAAACAGCGGGGGATGCTCGAAGATACCCTGGTCGTCTGGGCCACAGAGTTTGGACGGATGCCCTTCCTGCAGGCCAACGGCACCGGTCGCGATCACAACCCCGATGCCTTCACCTGTTTCCTGACTGGAGCGGGCGTGAAGAAGGGATTCAGCTACGGGGAAAGCGACGAGTTCGGCTACAAGGCTGCCGTCGACAAGCTGAGCGTCTACGACTTCAACGCCACCCTGCTCCATCTGATGGGGCTCGACCACGAGCGGTTAACATTCTACCACAACGGTCTCGAACGTCGTTTGACCAATGTGCACGGCCACGTGGTACACGATGTGTTGAGTTAG
- a CDS encoding PSD1 and planctomycete cytochrome C domain-containing protein, translating to MKRYILTALSIALLCLSSQTLSANEVDFERDIAPILEERCSYCHGEDEQESGLRLDQRPWMLKGGDSGLPAIVPGHPEKSYLIEVVKHLDPSVKMPPEEDKIPDEEIALLVQWIREGAVWPGQMDAEVKNEVDLWSFQPVVRPVAPTLNSTSPPANPVDAFLLKKLQEHDLEFSKPADARSLLRRVSIILTGLPPTPETTDEFVAAYSENPEHAYTEAVDRLLDSPQFGERWAQHWLDVIRWAETNGSEANLYRKNAWVYRDYVIRSFNDDKPYDQFLKEQLAGDTMGVGEATGFLVAGPHVPAATVGREPSAIRQARADRMDEIMQTVGASIMGVTIGCARCHNHKFDPVSITDYYAMTAVFQDIEFGSRHPEYSPEHPLRQRGAELWKQIATQRQELRRLGGWEEDWGAYRELHFKPVTTKAIRVRFKMPNVFLDELEVLGPNGQNVNLARDRRGTQVTGFPEAGFENRNPIERLNDGEYGTMIWRAKVEKDEERPWVQFDFAEPETINRLRLSNNREYFYDTDYLDRKPNLPRYEFDVDIMQENGEWQPWVGTWFVNKKLNQDHPERKVALDEIQRLIEQLAEEGPRPSFVGRLIEPEVTRVLLRGSPENPRDEVVAAGPEVLDGDLGMTSDSPGPRRRAAFADWVASPEHPLTARVMVNRIWHHVFGSGIVSTTADFGKAGAPPTHPELLDWLAAEFVEPKTVETTQPWSMKAMIRMLVLSDAFRQSSQPRDDGLAVDAGGQLLWRYPPKRVEAEVIRDAILQVSGNLDLSVGGKSYRIHNEKKTYAQWEVVDNYGPHTWRRMIYQERMRRVDDQLFTAFDFPDCGQVRARRPVSTTPLQALNLMNSEFVLDQSDRIAERARSEAEGDPNRAVDRCFELLLSRSPRPEEREACLPLAKADQLNLVCRALINSNEFAFLP from the coding sequence ATGAAACGCTACATTCTCACCGCACTGTCAATCGCCCTGCTCTGCCTCAGTTCGCAGACTCTCTCCGCAAACGAAGTCGACTTCGAACGGGACATTGCTCCGATTCTCGAAGAGCGATGTTCGTACTGTCATGGAGAAGACGAGCAGGAATCGGGACTGAGGCTCGATCAACGCCCGTGGATGCTCAAAGGAGGCGATTCCGGACTGCCGGCGATCGTGCCCGGGCATCCGGAGAAGAGCTACCTGATCGAAGTGGTTAAGCATCTCGATCCGAGTGTGAAGATGCCGCCCGAGGAAGACAAAATCCCCGATGAAGAGATCGCTCTGCTCGTACAGTGGATTCGTGAGGGAGCCGTCTGGCCGGGCCAGATGGATGCGGAAGTGAAGAACGAGGTCGATCTCTGGTCCTTCCAGCCGGTCGTGCGTCCAGTCGCTCCAACTCTCAACAGCACATCGCCCCCAGCAAACCCGGTGGATGCTTTTCTGTTGAAGAAGCTGCAGGAACACGATCTCGAATTCTCCAAACCGGCTGATGCCCGTTCTCTGTTGCGTCGGGTTTCGATCATCCTGACGGGACTGCCGCCGACGCCGGAAACGACCGACGAGTTCGTAGCCGCCTATTCAGAGAATCCCGAGCACGCTTATACCGAAGCGGTCGATCGGTTACTCGACTCGCCGCAGTTTGGCGAGCGCTGGGCTCAACACTGGCTCGACGTAATTCGCTGGGCGGAAACAAACGGCTCGGAAGCGAACCTGTATCGTAAGAATGCCTGGGTCTACCGCGACTACGTGATTCGCTCTTTCAACGACGACAAGCCTTACGATCAGTTCCTGAAAGAACAGCTCGCGGGAGACACCATGGGTGTCGGTGAAGCGACCGGGTTTCTGGTCGCCGGCCCACACGTGCCAGCCGCCACCGTGGGTCGTGAACCTTCGGCGATCCGTCAGGCGCGAGCCGATCGCATGGATGAAATCATGCAGACGGTCGGAGCATCGATCATGGGCGTGACGATCGGGTGTGCCCGGTGTCACAACCATAAGTTTGATCCGGTGTCCATTACCGACTATTACGCGATGACGGCCGTTTTTCAGGACATCGAATTCGGCAGTCGCCATCCTGAGTACTCGCCCGAACATCCATTGCGACAGCGGGGAGCCGAGCTGTGGAAACAGATCGCCACTCAGCGGCAGGAACTCCGCCGACTGGGCGGCTGGGAAGAAGACTGGGGTGCCTATCGCGAACTCCACTTCAAACCAGTCACGACAAAAGCGATTCGCGTTCGCTTCAAGATGCCGAACGTCTTTCTCGACGAACTCGAAGTGCTCGGGCCGAACGGGCAGAACGTGAACCTGGCACGCGACCGGCGTGGCACACAAGTGACCGGGTTTCCCGAAGCGGGCTTCGAGAATCGTAATCCGATTGAGCGCCTCAACGATGGCGAATACGGCACGATGATCTGGCGGGCAAAGGTCGAGAAGGACGAAGAGCGTCCCTGGGTGCAATTCGACTTCGCCGAACCGGAGACGATCAACCGATTGCGGCTCAGCAATAACCGCGAGTATTTCTACGACACGGACTATCTCGACAGGAAGCCGAACCTGCCACGATACGAGTTCGATGTCGACATCATGCAGGAGAATGGCGAATGGCAGCCGTGGGTCGGCACGTGGTTCGTTAACAAGAAGCTCAACCAGGATCACCCGGAACGAAAAGTCGCACTCGATGAAATTCAGCGATTAATCGAACAGCTGGCCGAAGAAGGCCCGCGTCCCAGTTTTGTCGGCCGGCTGATCGAACCGGAGGTCACCCGTGTGCTGCTTCGGGGCAGCCCGGAGAATCCGCGTGATGAGGTTGTCGCGGCTGGTCCGGAAGTGCTCGATGGCGATCTGGGAATGACCTCCGATTCGCCGGGACCGCGACGGCGGGCCGCGTTTGCCGACTGGGTCGCGAGCCCGGAACATCCTCTCACCGCTCGCGTGATGGTCAACCGGATCTGGCATCATGTCTTCGGCTCCGGCATCGTCTCAACGACCGCCGACTTTGGGAAAGCGGGAGCACCGCCGACCCATCCAGAACTGCTCGACTGGCTGGCGGCTGAGTTCGTCGAACCGAAAACCGTGGAGACCACACAACCCTGGTCGATGAAAGCGATGATTCGCATGCTCGTCCTCTCCGACGCGTTCCGTCAGTCGAGCCAGCCTCGCGACGACGGACTGGCTGTCGATGCGGGAGGTCAATTGCTGTGGCGTTACCCGCCGAAGCGAGTCGAAGCGGAAGTGATTCGGGATGCGATTCTGCAGGTCTCCGGCAACCTCGATCTCTCCGTCGGCGGCAAGAGCTATCGGATTCACAACGAAAAGAAAACCTACGCCCAATGGGAAGTCGTTGACAATTACGGTCCCCACACGTGGCGGAGGATGATCTATCAGGAACGGATGCGGCGAGTCGATGACCAGCTCTTCACCGCCTTCGACTTCCCCGACTGCGGACAGGTTCGGGCCAGACGACCGGTCTCAACGACCCCGCTGCAGGCGTTGAACCTGATGAACAGCGAGTTCGTACTCGATCAGTCCGACCGCATTGCCGAGCGAGCCCGCAGTGAAGCAGAGGGAGATCCGAACCGAGCCGTCGACCGCTGCTTCGAACTCCTGCTGAGCCGCTCGCCCCGCCCGGAAGAACGCGAAGCCTGCCTGCCACTGGCCAAAGCGGACCAACTGAACCTGGTCTGCCGAGCCCTGATCAACTCCAACGAATTCGCCTTCCTGCCGTAA
- a CDS encoding sulfatase yields MGSSSQAAEQPNILFIAIDDLRPELGCYGSEIAITPHLDALAADGMRFDRAYCQQAICRPSRASLMTGTRPETTGLFHNYVSLRELQPDVLTLPEHFIDHGYETAYVGKIFHHGDTDEERSWSREAARWLGPEMTKPKGPFRLPENVQLRRENFEEMFAKYGEAARRGLASGPAFESADVPDHAYIDGYNTLLAVKTMQQMAKADKPFFLGMGYHLPHLNWCAPKKYWDLYDPNDIPLVTDGAAPEEGAAMGLHASFELRTRSNIPKHGPIDADLARTLKHAYLASTSYVDAQIGMLTAALDEAGVRDNTIIVVWGDHGWHLGDMGVWGKATNYEIATRVPLIIWTPDMQARGESTDALVELVDIYPTLCELSGVPQPEHLEGHSFVPLLNQPDQPWKSAAFSQYPNPALREWAANPLSQEMRETWFGPLIQDVEQRIKAQQGDQWDRELFEEHLMGYTMRTDRYRLVLWRDHRNPEAEPLFVELYDHQTDPQETKNIAAENPDLVRELTRQHNNGWRQALPKT; encoded by the coding sequence ATGGGCTCGTCCAGTCAGGCAGCCGAGCAGCCGAACATTCTGTTTATTGCCATTGATGACCTGCGTCCGGAACTGGGATGTTACGGTTCGGAGATCGCGATCACGCCGCATCTCGATGCCCTGGCAGCCGACGGAATGCGATTCGATCGGGCCTATTGCCAGCAGGCAATCTGCCGCCCTTCACGGGCCAGTCTGATGACCGGCACGCGACCGGAAACAACCGGTCTGTTCCACAACTATGTTTCGTTGCGGGAACTGCAGCCCGATGTGCTGACCCTGCCAGAACACTTCATCGATCACGGCTACGAAACGGCCTACGTCGGCAAGATCTTCCATCATGGTGACACCGACGAAGAACGCTCCTGGAGTCGTGAGGCGGCCAGGTGGCTGGGGCCGGAGATGACCAAACCGAAGGGCCCCTTCCGTCTGCCGGAGAACGTTCAGCTTCGGCGGGAAAACTTCGAAGAAATGTTCGCCAAATATGGCGAAGCAGCACGGCGGGGGCTGGCGAGCGGGCCGGCTTTTGAAAGTGCCGACGTCCCCGATCACGCCTACATCGACGGCTACAATACGCTTCTGGCTGTCAAGACGATGCAACAGATGGCGAAAGCGGACAAACCCTTTTTCCTCGGTATGGGCTATCATCTGCCGCACCTCAACTGGTGCGCCCCGAAGAAGTACTGGGACCTTTACGATCCCAATGACATCCCACTCGTGACCGATGGAGCTGCCCCCGAAGAAGGAGCGGCGATGGGGCTGCATGCGTCGTTCGAGCTGCGAACCCGTTCGAACATTCCCAAGCACGGTCCGATCGACGCCGATCTGGCCCGAACGCTCAAGCACGCTTACCTGGCCAGCACCAGTTATGTCGATGCTCAGATTGGCATGCTGACCGCGGCTCTCGACGAAGCAGGCGTTCGCGACAATACGATCATCGTCGTCTGGGGCGATCACGGCTGGCACCTTGGCGACATGGGCGTGTGGGGCAAAGCGACCAACTACGAGATCGCCACCCGTGTTCCGCTCATCATCTGGACGCCCGATATGCAGGCCCGAGGCGAATCGACCGATGCTCTCGTGGAACTGGTCGACATCTATCCGACGCTTTGCGAACTCTCGGGCGTCCCACAGCCGGAACATCTCGAAGGGCACAGTTTTGTTCCGTTGCTCAATCAGCCGGACCAGCCGTGGAAGTCGGCTGCTTTCAGTCAGTATCCGAATCCGGCTCTGCGGGAGTGGGCCGCCAATCCCCTTTCGCAGGAGATGCGGGAGACCTGGTTTGGCCCGTTGATTCAGGATGTCGAGCAGCGAATCAAAGCCCAGCAGGGAGACCAGTGGGACCGCGAACTCTTCGAAGAACACCTGATGGGCTACACGATGCGAACCGACCGGTACCGGCTCGTCCTCTGGCGTGACCATCGCAACCCGGAAGCGGAGCCGCTCTTCGTGGAACTGTACGATCACCAGACCGATCCCCAGGAAACGAAAAACATCGCGGCTGAAAACCCGGACCTCGTCCGCGAACTGACCAGACAACACAACAACGGCTGGCGACAGGCCCTGCCGAAAACGTAA
- a CDS encoding kappa-carrageenase, translated as MSSNWNRALWDASTCRLISATVLTMFVGLLALPHIHAAPPRSNSGLLSDDHSSAPDTPPQPLGDVLENGRWVYQESHSDEFNSTQIDRSRWNIDSKDFGPWSWEPENVIQKEGSLHLQMVRKDHQRANKKLFYTSGMARIDEPVTYGYFEARIKGCDRYPGACPSFWLYSSGPQNRFLARDGETVAYSEIDIVELQQSEFDFETKQHFPVTRIDCNLHTTVIRDGKRVWLRPHSHPEICRNHVDSSWDPREDYHVYGLENSRDWIVWYIDGKEVARKPNLYWHLPMQLTLSLGLRYPFVAYEGGERVAVPEETTDEGFPTSMSVDYVRVWQRAEDAKKKTATDWTKTEYVDSEKAKWEKNGWPWDAARVEANFEEIDSNNDGLASGKERQAWFAKKAEGSQ; from the coding sequence ATGAGTTCAAACTGGAACAGAGCCCTCTGGGACGCCTCGACCTGTCGTCTGATATCAGCGACCGTGTTGACCATGTTCGTTGGCCTGCTGGCGCTGCCCCACATTCACGCCGCGCCTCCTCGTTCGAATAGCGGGCTCTTGAGTGACGACCATTCTTCGGCCCCGGATACGCCCCCTCAGCCTCTGGGTGACGTGCTTGAGAACGGCCGGTGGGTCTATCAGGAGAGTCATTCGGATGAGTTCAACTCCACCCAGATCGACCGAAGCCGGTGGAATATCGACTCGAAAGATTTTGGTCCCTGGAGCTGGGAGCCGGAGAATGTGATTCAGAAAGAGGGTTCGCTGCATCTGCAGATGGTTCGCAAAGATCATCAACGCGCGAACAAGAAACTCTTCTACACGTCCGGGATGGCGCGGATCGACGAGCCGGTCACCTATGGATACTTCGAAGCCCGAATCAAGGGTTGCGATCGTTATCCGGGGGCCTGCCCTTCGTTCTGGCTGTACAGTTCGGGGCCGCAGAATCGCTTTCTGGCTCGAGACGGCGAAACCGTGGCCTACTCGGAAATCGATATCGTTGAACTGCAGCAGAGTGAGTTCGACTTTGAAACGAAGCAGCATTTCCCGGTGACCCGCATCGACTGCAATTTGCACACGACGGTAATTCGTGACGGCAAGCGGGTCTGGCTGCGACCGCACAGTCATCCGGAGATCTGTCGGAACCATGTCGATTCGTCGTGGGATCCCCGAGAGGATTATCACGTCTACGGACTCGAGAATTCTCGGGACTGGATCGTCTGGTACATCGATGGCAAAGAAGTCGCGCGGAAACCGAACTTGTACTGGCATCTGCCGATGCAGCTCACGCTGTCGCTCGGCCTGCGGTATCCCTTCGTGGCGTATGAAGGGGGCGAACGAGTCGCGGTTCCGGAAGAAACCACCGACGAGGGATTCCCAACGTCGATGTCGGTCGATTACGTCCGCGTCTGGCAACGAGCCGAAGATGCGAAGAAGAAAACGGCGACCGACTGGACGAAGACAGAGTATGTCGACAGCGAGAAAGCCAAATGGGAAAAGAATGGCTGGCCCTGGGACGCGGCCAGGGTGGAAGCCAACTTCGAAGAGATCGACAGCAACAACGACGGGCTGGCCTCCGGCAAAGAGCGGCAGGCCTGGTTCGCGAAGAAAGCCGAGGGATCCCAGTGA
- a CDS encoding LamG-like jellyroll fold domain-containing protein: protein MDDNIRQLIFQAIDQTISPEDFDRLQDAIEQDSEVRTAYLRAVHMSGTLEDLASESDAGEKTDAPAVHSNPTAKRQRGLFNSRLSATWNWLAAAAVLLAVGGTAFWFGQRNQSSVSDSPIAENDSSDGSESRIAGHATLRHAIDLQWPSDAVRRVEGDVLPNGSFAFEEGVAEIDFFCGATLIVEGPAELEIESDWSVRVIEGRLRAMVPPAARGFIVKAADSEIVDLGTEFALSVGDGNSQVEVIDGEIELRGGEFHEERLLTGESRVLAGEKADAIGLADIPTASDMKRRHGRVAETRFNSWQAASQKLRQRSDLIGYFTAAEMTSERFLPNVATHGVASSAFLSGPVTRTSGRFGELSPGLDFSRPGARLRMQVDGEFEAFTFACWARIDSLDHRYNALFMGDGYENGEPHWQIRDDGRVMFSVMVDDSQEVRLFSKVDQKIVHDAGLHRVYMTEPIWNSSMSGQWLHLAAVFDPASRRVTQYLNGQPVSHHPIEDKFLVTRLRIGPAEIGNWGQPFRDSPWFAVRNLNGTIDELAIFNEALADGEIRELYEQGKPLGY, encoded by the coding sequence ATGGATGACAACATTCGACAATTGATCTTTCAGGCGATCGACCAGACGATCTCTCCCGAAGATTTTGACCGTCTTCAGGACGCCATTGAACAGGACTCCGAAGTTCGGACGGCCTATCTCCGCGCAGTCCACATGAGTGGAACCCTGGAAGACCTCGCCAGTGAATCCGATGCAGGGGAAAAGACAGACGCTCCGGCCGTCCATTCCAATCCCACCGCGAAGCGTCAGCGAGGGCTGTTCAACTCCCGTCTTTCTGCGACCTGGAACTGGCTGGCCGCAGCGGCGGTCTTGCTGGCCGTAGGCGGCACCGCGTTCTGGTTCGGGCAACGAAATCAGTCTTCCGTTTCCGACAGCCCGATTGCCGAGAACGACTCCTCCGACGGCTCCGAGTCCCGCATCGCCGGGCATGCCACGCTTCGACATGCGATCGATCTGCAATGGCCGTCCGATGCTGTCCGGCGCGTCGAGGGCGATGTGCTGCCGAACGGTTCGTTTGCCTTCGAGGAGGGCGTGGCCGAGATCGACTTCTTCTGTGGAGCGACGCTGATCGTCGAAGGCCCCGCGGAACTGGAGATCGAATCGGACTGGTCTGTTCGCGTGATCGAAGGACGTCTCCGAGCCATGGTGCCCCCCGCTGCGCGCGGCTTCATCGTGAAGGCGGCCGACTCGGAGATTGTCGACCTGGGAACCGAGTTCGCGCTCTCGGTCGGAGATGGCAACAGTCAGGTCGAGGTGATTGACGGGGAGATTGAACTGCGAGGCGGCGAGTTCCACGAAGAGCGACTTCTGACGGGCGAATCCCGGGTCCTGGCCGGCGAGAAAGCCGACGCGATCGGACTGGCCGACATTCCGACGGCTTCGGACATGAAGCGGCGTCACGGTCGTGTTGCCGAGACGCGATTCAACAGTTGGCAGGCGGCTTCCCAGAAGTTGCGTCAACGCTCTGATCTGATCGGCTACTTTACGGCAGCCGAAATGACGAGCGAACGTTTCCTTCCCAATGTCGCCACGCACGGCGTCGCTTCGTCCGCCTTTCTGAGCGGTCCGGTTACCAGAACTTCAGGACGATTCGGCGAACTGTCTCCCGGACTCGATTTCAGCCGGCCGGGAGCCCGTCTGCGGATGCAGGTCGACGGCGAGTTCGAAGCATTCACGTTTGCCTGCTGGGCCAGAATCGACAGCCTGGACCATCGGTACAACGCCCTGTTCATGGGCGACGGCTACGAGAATGGCGAGCCGCACTGGCAGATCCGGGACGATGGCCGGGTGATGTTCTCCGTGATGGTCGACGACAGCCAGGAGGTCCGGCTCTTCTCCAAAGTGGACCAGAAGATCGTGCACGATGCCGGTCTGCATCGAGTCTATATGACGGAACCGATCTGGAATTCCTCGATGAGCGGACAATGGCTGCACTTGGCCGCTGTCTTCGATCCCGCCAGCCGCCGGGTGACGCAGTACCTCAACGGACAACCGGTCAGTCACCATCCGATCGAAGACAAGTTTCTGGTGACGCGGCTTCGAATCGGCCCGGCCGAGATCGGCAACTGGGGACAACCCTTCCGGGATTCTCCCTGGTTCGCGGTTCGCAATTTGAACGGAACGATCGACGAGCTGGCCATTTTCAATGAGGCACTCGCAGACGGCGAGATTCGCGAACTTTACGAACAGGGTAAACCGCTGGGGTATTGA
- a CDS encoding sigma-70 family RNA polymerase sigma factor gives MDSSEVTSRKSEDREQQYDEFVALLARHDLAIRRFVRFLLPSGDGVDDVIQETALECWKKFTDFQPESADSTADDFVRWACVIARFKAMSWQRDRKRDRLVFRDGVIEQLAQAALDALDQQDEERRAVEACLDQLPPDQRRLVLSVHSPSESIARIAKETGENARRLYSRVNVLRTLLLNCVERRLAGEAGNG, from the coding sequence ATGGATTCTTCAGAAGTGACCAGCCGGAAATCGGAAGACCGCGAGCAGCAGTACGACGAGTTTGTCGCCCTGCTGGCCCGGCACGATCTGGCGATCCGTCGCTTTGTCCGTTTCCTGCTTCCCTCGGGAGACGGCGTCGATGATGTCATTCAGGAAACGGCTCTGGAGTGCTGGAAGAAGTTCACGGACTTTCAGCCGGAGAGTGCCGATTCGACCGCGGATGATTTCGTCCGCTGGGCCTGTGTGATTGCTCGATTCAAGGCGATGAGCTGGCAGCGGGACCGGAAACGGGATCGGCTCGTTTTTCGCGATGGGGTGATTGAACAACTGGCTCAGGCGGCTCTCGATGCCCTCGACCAGCAGGACGAGGAACGCCGGGCGGTTGAGGCGTGTCTGGATCAGTTGCCTCCCGATCAGCGGCGGCTCGTGTTGAGCGTGCACTCTCCCAGTGAATCGATTGCCCGGATCGCGAAAGAAACGGGAGAGAACGCCCGGCGGCTCTACAGTCGCGTCAACGTGTTGCGAACTCTTTTACTGAACTGCGTCGAGCGGCGTCTGGCCGGGGAGGCCGGAAATGGATGA